A DNA window from Leptolyngbya subtilissima AS-A7 contains the following coding sequences:
- a CDS encoding CocE/NonD family hydrolase: MLTPGLYAVAPPQTLTLVLPPPEGEAIRLDADVYYPIGEGPFPVLLMRQPYGRAIASTVVYAHPTWYASHGYIVVIQDVRGRGTSGGEFDLFCHEANDGYATVQWAANLPQSNGKVGMYGFSYQGMTQLYAAAKQPPALKAIAPAMVGYDLYADWAYENGALPLQIGLGWALQLAAETARLKEDSIAYQALRQAARTLPLGDAVPARPEVLKTHAPDSFFHQWLDRPQPDDYWQALKPNLAEVNLPMLHIGGWYDPYLRGNLRLYEQMVSQSSAPQELWIGPWGHLPWSRRVGAVNFGPEADSPIDRLQVRWFDRFLKDSPSDPGDQSPVQLFVMGVNQWQGRDRWPINSGQPFYLSSSGLAGMREDDGVLSPHLFQLPTQPASPSEDVIVHDPWRPVPSMGGHCGLPAGPFDRGLIDSRADVLTYTTAPLTEGLRLVGTAIATLFCRADASSFDLSVVLSEVHDDGRVINLTQGQCRVDNPDVANLSPQRVTLPLQPTAATLVPGQRLWLSVAASCFPAYAVNSGTGARPGDCAQIDYRIITVTLAHGAVYPSCVKLPLEAE; encoded by the coding sequence TTGCTCACTCCCGGCCTCTACGCTGTTGCTCCCCCGCAAACCCTAACGCTGGTGCTGCCCCCACCCGAGGGGGAGGCGATTCGCCTCGATGCCGATGTGTACTATCCCATCGGCGAGGGGCCATTTCCGGTGCTGCTGATGCGGCAGCCCTACGGACGAGCGATCGCATCCACCGTGGTCTATGCCCACCCTACCTGGTACGCCAGCCACGGCTACATTGTGGTGATTCAAGATGTACGGGGGCGGGGTACCTCCGGTGGGGAATTTGACCTGTTTTGCCACGAGGCCAACGACGGCTATGCCACCGTACAGTGGGCAGCAAACCTACCCCAGAGCAATGGAAAAGTCGGTATGTACGGGTTTTCCTATCAAGGGATGACCCAGCTATATGCGGCGGCGAAGCAGCCGCCTGCGTTGAAGGCGATCGCCCCAGCGATGGTGGGCTATGACCTCTACGCCGACTGGGCCTACGAAAACGGAGCTTTGCCCCTGCAAATTGGCCTGGGCTGGGCGCTCCAACTCGCCGCCGAAACCGCTCGCTTAAAAGAGGATTCTATTGCCTATCAAGCGCTTCGCCAGGCTGCCCGTACCTTGCCCTTGGGCGATGCCGTGCCTGCCCGGCCTGAGGTGCTGAAAACCCATGCTCCCGACTCTTTTTTTCACCAGTGGCTCGATCGCCCTCAGCCTGACGACTACTGGCAGGCGCTCAAGCCCAACTTAGCCGAGGTGAATCTGCCCATGCTGCACATCGGTGGCTGGTACGACCCATACTTGCGAGGTAACCTGCGCCTGTATGAGCAAATGGTCTCCCAGAGCAGCGCCCCTCAAGAACTGTGGATTGGCCCGTGGGGACATCTGCCCTGGAGTCGCCGAGTGGGAGCGGTGAATTTTGGCCCGGAGGCCGACAGCCCGATCGATCGCCTGCAAGTTCGCTGGTTTGACCGGTTTTTGAAGGACTCCCCTTCTGACCCAGGTGATCAATCTCCTGTTCAACTGTTTGTGATGGGGGTGAACCAGTGGCAGGGGCGCGATCGCTGGCCGATCAACTCCGGCCAACCCTTCTACCTAAGCAGTAGCGGCCTGGCAGGGATGCGCGAGGATGACGGCGTGCTTAGCCCACACCTGTTTCAACTCCCGACACAACCGGCATCTCCATCTGAGGATGTGATTGTGCATGACCCTTGGCGACCGGTGCCCTCCATGGGTGGCCACTGCGGGTTGCCCGCTGGCCCCTTTGACCGAGGGTTGATCGACAGCCGCGCCGACGTACTGACCTACACGACCGCTCCCTTGACCGAAGGACTAAGGCTGGTGGGGACGGCGATCGCTACCCTTTTTTGCCGAGCCGATGCCTCCAGCTTTGACCTCAGCGTGGTGCTCTCGGAGGTGCATGACGATGGTCGGGTGATCAACCTCACCCAAGGGCAGTGCCGGGTTGATAACCCTGATGTGGCAAACCTTAGCCCTCAGAGGGTGACGCTGCCCCTACAGCCCACGGCTGCTACCCTAGTCCCCGGTCAACGCCTGTGGCTGAGCGTGGCGGCCTCTTGTTTTCCCGCCTACGCAGTTAATAGCGGTACTGGGGCGAGACCTGGAGACTGTGCGCAGATAGACTATCGGATCATCACCGTAACCCTTGCCCACGGGGCGGTTTACCCCTCCTGCGTAAAGTTACC
- a CDS encoding cupin domain-containing protein → MDTMVMDPLTCSLPTSCVVPVYKSPKDYQAFRISPGDSNRLALVFDPTIANMSLTYCVEIFDVGGKTPPNRHQVAVEMFFVLKGEGRATCDGKTVAIQAGDSILVPPSGVHVVENTGSTRLYTLCIMVPNEDFAELIRSGTPVELDNEDLAVLGRHDSPKP, encoded by the coding sequence ATGGATACTATGGTTATGGATCCCTTGACCTGCTCGTTGCCTACTAGTTGCGTCGTTCCGGTGTACAAGTCGCCGAAGGATTACCAGGCTTTTCGCATTAGCCCCGGCGATAGTAACCGTCTTGCCCTGGTGTTTGACCCCACCATTGCCAATATGTCGCTGACCTACTGCGTCGAAATTTTTGACGTTGGCGGCAAAACACCACCTAACCGCCACCAGGTTGCCGTTGAAATGTTCTTCGTGCTCAAGGGCGAAGGCCGCGCCACCTGCGATGGCAAAACCGTTGCGATTCAGGCGGGAGATAGCATTCTGGTGCCACCTAGCGGGGTGCATGTGGTCGAAAACACTGGCTCTACCCGACTCTATACCCTGTGCATCATGGTGCCCAATGAAGACTTTGCCGAGCTGATTCGCAGTGGCACCCCCGTTGAGCTAGACAATGAAGATTTGGCTGTTTTAGGCCGTCACGATTCTCCCAAGCCCTAA